CTATTTTCTTGTATAAGTCATTGGTCCTTATTTTTAATACAAAGAAATACATGACATGCTCTTAACTTCCCAAAAATAAGAGAGAAGTTGATAAAAGATTGTCTCTTAtaagcagtggcggatctagaaaatccatATAGGTGTAACGTTGATAAAAaagggtaacgaaatcgaaaaaacgtcaaatttttccaaaatttacactaccgtcaGAGCGTTAAGGGGCAACAGAGGTTACCTCTTCTATCactctaggtccgcccctgcttaTAAGGACCCATTTTTCCTTAGACCTATAACAACAACACTAACATTGTCTGCACTCCGTCTTGCCAAAGCCAACTTGGTTAACAACAATGATGCGTTAGAACATGTCGGGTCACAATTCTGGTACTCGGATTCGTCAATAACAGGGGGACTCTTCATCTCCGCAGACGGTCTTTTTCCTTTCAGACACATCCTCGCCAGTCCACACGCGGTGTCATTGGATACCACGTCCCACAATCCGTCACTTGCAAGTATCAAACAGTCGTCCTCTACCGTTCGTTCAGTGATCGTCACCTCTGGCTCGCAAGTCACATAAGGTTTCAAATAATTATCACCTGAAAGAAGATAATTTAAGTATTGAACTAATGAGCCGTCGAAAGTAATTGGTGGATCACTAGATTATAATTACCAATAGCTCTAGACATTGCGAGAACACCGCTAACTCTAGCGCCATCCCAGTATAAAACTCTCCCGCCGGCATCTTCAATCCGCTTGAGTTCATCAGGACGATCAGGCTACAAAATTCCAAACATCGATTAGTTAATAAACAGTCAGAAAAGAACTTTAATCATCAACGAGTCTAGGGATGGACAATAAGATCGGTTTAGGATGGGTATTGTTAATCCCAAGACTACACTGTATTACTTGTCATGTATATATCAGGTAACTATCAACCGGTTCAGATATATCCGTTAGTTTACTATAAAAATTAAGTTGGGATATTCCAATATCTTTCTACTCTCATTAATtttatgaaattttgttttataagACCCAACTTTTAGTAAATTATTTTGTTAACTTggacaaaaaagaaaaaaaataaaaacaaaatacttACGAATATGGTTCGAGTAAACATGCATATAAGTTTCGAGTAATCAGACTACACATCACCTAATATCATACCGGctaaatttttttaaaacaatctCATACCTAGTCCCCTAGCCAAATACCGAGGGATGAGCTCAGCACTAACCGTTACCGAACCgctaccggtaccgaaaatccctaAGAATaggtactggtaccgaatatTTCAGATTTGGGTTCGGATTCGTTTGACATCCCAATCAACGACTAACCTTGTGATCATTTGATAAAGGCACTGCTTTTCCCTTCCTACAAAGTACAGCTCTTGAATCACCACAATTTGCAACTATGATCTTATCAGGAGTCACAACCGCAACCACCGCCGTAGACCCAACCCCATACGACTCAGGTCCATGAAGCTCACACCGACACACACCTTTTGTAACTTGTTCGTTCCAGAGCATCGCTTCCTCATCCATTCGACGAAAGCTTTGCTCCATCGTCTTCTTCCACTCATTCTTCTTCAATTCTTCCCTCACCAACATATGTAACCGATTCTTGCACATCCTTGCAACCTAAAATTAATAACTCAAAACATCAATATAATTTAAAAACCTCCTACAatttcttgaggaatttactaaAATAGACATGTTTTATCAAAAAATTTCCAAAATAGACATCACCTATTAAccatttaaaatttatttaaaccAACCACATAGTATGGCTCGCTTAACAGTAACGTATCTAGAAGAAAAATTTTGGGTTATCTAAAAAATGGACCTATCCTAATATTGTATAATAAATAGGGGCGCAGCTATTAAGGGCtggggggcgcccgacccccgaacttttcgctcagcaGTATAATTAATATAATgtggttttcgtatagaaatttttgggtatatacgttttcgaccccctgtcGGAAATCTCAACGTTTTTGACCCTCGTCGGAAATCTCAACCTTCGCCACTGAtaataaaacagaaaaaaaaacattttgtaCTTCGCTAACAAAGTCAAGGGTAGCACGGGCAACTCCTAAGCCCTTCATAGATCCGCCTGTGGCGCTAGCCATCGATTTTTAACGAAAACGCCTGCCCAACCCTTTTGTCTATCTATTTGGAAAAAGAATATATGTTTAGGGACCCGGGGTGGGGGAAAGATTCCCCGTCATATATTAGTTTCACGCGTGATAAAATCAAACAAACCACCGCCACCCATCAAACTTAACGCGTGAAACTTAATTCACGTGATATTTTTGACGCGTGATAAATGGGAGCatgtgagggggtgtgagggtttattgttgggtgttatGAGTAATGGGTATTTCCACtgaaaaaggttgtgagtgatggaataatggttgatgacatgtcGGAATTTGATTGGATGTTGTAAGTGATAAATAGGTAGCGAGTGATAACCACCCCTACCCCTTATTGTAGTACTAATTCAGTAAGTTGCATATACATAACATAAAACATACGTGAGAACAACCATGACCATCAAACACACCAAAATAATGCGTATTAGATGTCTGGTGATGGTCTGTATCAATAAACGATGGATGAACGGCCACCGCGTCTTCCATATCTCTCCGCCGTCCACACATCGACGCAACTCCATATCTAGGGCTTGATTGAGCAGGAACAAACCTATCAACACCCGAACCACACGAATTTGCAATAGCTAGATTATCTCTTACAACAACATCGCTTCTATCATCATCCGACACAAGTTTTGTATATCTTCGATTATCCACTGCGGCCGAAGCCGATGAGATTGTCAGTCTCGCTTTTTTGAACGCGTTATCTTTGTAAACGTTGCGTCCTCCGGCTATAAATTTGAGTGTTTGGTTTCCGTCCGCTTCTGTTGTTGCGCGTGAACTTGACGCGCTTGAAGCGGACGGATCATTTTCACTCACGGCTCCGAAACATATTTCCACCATTGCAAATTAGCAACCACTAAGTTAGTATCAAATCAATCATGCAAAGATGGTTTCAGTTTGTGAAGGAATAATTGAGGAATTTGttgaaatgaaaatgaaaatggtGGTGGTTTGTTAAGGGAGATATTAAAAGGGATGCTTTGGGTTTTTGCCACGTAAGGTGCTGCCCGACTGCCCGTTGGAAGTTCGGGTAAGGAACATGGAGTTCAGCGCCGTCTTGAATTAAGAGATGATGTTGATATGTACTGTTGAATATTTGAGGTGGGGAATAGAATATTTTGACGTGGAATTCGTGGGCTAATGGGAAAATGACACGAGTGAATGTGTCAGTTTGATAATCAGTCAGGCAGGATGTGATGCAAGGGTGGGATCAAATGCGGGATGTGAGAAGGGAGGAGAGAGAGTGGTGCACGAGGGAGAGGGATGAGACTCGGGAATGGgcttgggtttgggtttgggcgtgggGACCCAACCCACCCCTGTACACCATCCCTTAGGGTGAATTAGGTGGGTGCGGTGTGCTCGTTCATCATGCGACAACACTGTCGTCGACCCTTCTCTTACCGCACGGCAACATGAAAATCGTGGAGTATTCACCGCTTGTAGGGGAGAAGAGAGAGGTGTTCCAACCAATCATGGGGAGTTTGGATGAAATAACCCCTTCTGATTAAGTGCTTGAGAAGAGTTGACATGGATGAATTTCATTGGTTTCGGTGGCGTGTGGAAGCGACGTGGGTTAGCGGCATTGGGGTGCCATGTTGGCTgactttatatattttttgtatatACTTgagatttataaaataaaataaacttatattatttttaaagAAATTACATTAACAtcctaaaaactaaaaaaaaactacttattaaatcctaaatttgaaaaaaaaaaaagtagtttataattcctaaaaaaaattacaaacttCTATAAATATTAAATTGGGGAACCCACTTAAATTCCAGATTCTCGTCGTGCCTCCACTCGATCTTCGCGATCTCCATTCGATTGTCGTGGCTTAGGTCCCCCGCAGGGACGCGGTCGAAACAAACTTTAAACCGCTCCAGCTTCGGTTTTAATTCACGCCACTTGTGTTGTgtcgcgacccccgacccaccctggacggaatcgggagccgcgagcagtccagtggtacccgtggtatctgatttatgcggcagcggaagtcttttattacaagatcttttcaccgtaaaaatgctcgtttaatatattatacaaagttttagggataaattcccacaatttacaatcagttgatttcacacagaaatcattattttctaaaacatgttttatttatttattcacaatgagccacttctctgagcttgtagtgctttactgcacttttcctggatcacacagatcacctgaaacatgtttggaaaaggttttgtcagcggggaaatactgagtgaatcgttctgttttctaaaacgacccgttagttataaattacagtattaaggggaaatACAATGTTTCTGAtctcaaaccaactacccacagtatttgtcactcgaccatccattggctagcccatttgtccaatggtgtctgtgactgtggtcagatcaccccttggccacccgtttgtccaagtgtgacgggaaacaagtaatgtatacaaaaccccacataccggctgtaatatggtgattacatagacttaatccctgtaattataacctttgaaaataacttggagttttgtaatacttactcacaaactgtgagaaaacagtttaaaaagaagaatgactcacattgcagattaacgagcaatagatataagcctactgattagccttgattaaacctagtttaacacaatgcacacacaggcaggttagtaactaatacagcaattacgtcaattcacgagattaaaccctcccaacaattaatcagtgcaatactcgataattcaatcggattcacaacgaataacagagcatagtccgaattcgaacagcactctaatattcaagtcgaaatcacgacgaataatcaaagtacaagctcaattgagcagcacctggactattgttggatagttataatcgatcggacgttgaatcgtaatagcgatcgagttattaccctgattgcggcagcactttgAGTTTAGTGTGTGGTGTGTACTGTTTCAGTGATAACTCAACGTAGAAATTGAGTTTGGACGTCGAATTAACAGAAAACTTCAAGTGCcaacatcccctatttatatctgaaaaatgcactccctcgcgccacgcgaaggattTCCTTGCgcgtgtcgcgtggcgcgagagacccTAGTCGAGCATAGGGTGTGTTCGTGTACaggtagcttgggtgagttggtttcgactgaaaacttagctcccacgtaaaactgttaagatattaccaactagggtttaccccccctgagttttaggggccctgatcctgattctgattgttatgaaaattttagggtttatgcggaatcacttgggtgtttcaattagggttttcttattgactaattcttgtcctaattattgattttagtggcagttgttacatcctccccaccttgagaaaaatctcgtcctcgagatttactgaaatagatgagggtactttcgcttcatttctgattccagttcccaagtgtactctggtcctcttttggattcccatttgacttttactagcactagtcgtttgtgcttgagaaacttgatcttccggtcttctatttgtagtggtttctctacgaatttcagcttttcatttacctctatatcttgaagaggtactactaggAATTCgtttgataaacatttcttgagattggatacatgaaatacatcatgtactccagctaactcttctggtagttgtaagcgataagctactggtcctattcgttgaatcacggggaatggtccaacgtaccttggacttaactttcctttctttccgaatcgtactactcctttccaaggagaaacttttaaaagtactttatctcctacttggaattctaaaggcttacgtcgattgtctgcatagctcttctgacgatctcgagctgttttcaatctctccttaatctgagttatcttgtcagtagtttcttgtacaatctcaggacctgataattgactttctccgatttctgcccaacatactggagttctgcacttacgtccgtacagtgcttcgaatggggaagcttcgatgcttgaatgataactattgttataggagaattcaattaatggcaaatggctatcccaattaccaccaaagtcaattacacatgctcggagcatgtcttctagagtttgtattgtcctttcactctgtccgtctgtttgtggatgataagcagtacttagatttagtcgagttcccattgctttctgaaaacttgtctagaaatgagatgtaaaacgactatctctatccgatacaatggagagcgggactccatgtagggatactacttcgtccacgtacagttgtgctaacctttccatgctaaaggtttctttcattggtaggaaatgagctgacttggttaatcggtctacgattacccaaatcgcatcattacctcttttggttttgggtaactttgtaacaaaatccattgttatgagttcccatttccatacaggcatttctaactgttgtagtagtcctgaggGTTTCtagtgttcagccttaacttgtgaacaagttaagcacttggataagtattcggctatatcctttttcattcctatccaccagaaatttttccttaaatcttgatacattttattgtttcctgggtgcatggtatacctagatttatgagcttcttctaaaatcttatttcttaactctcctcgcttaggtacccaaattcgtttcttatggaatttccaaattccatcatttccttgttctagttcttttaggtaacctttcattctttcagcatcatcttggattgctgttttctgaacttctttgatttgtgccattaaatctacttgtagatttaacctcagagcacggactcgtttctgtttctcatggtacttacgacttaaggcatctgcaactacatttgcctttccttcgtgatattggatatcacaatcgtaatcgcttagcatctccatccatcttctttgcctcatgtttaactctttttgcccaaatatatatcttaaacttttatgatctgtataaacactAAACTTatttccatacagataatgtctccatatcttaagggcaaaaattatggctcctagttctaggtcatgagtcgtataattttcttcgtgctttttcaattgtctagaagcatacgcaattaccttcttgcgttgcattaacacacatccatagcctaattttgaagcatcacaatatacttcaaaatcttctgttccttctggtaaagctaagattggtgcattcgtcaatctatgctttaaaatcttaaaggcttcttcttgtctaggtccccattcaaacttagcagctttacaggttaacttagttaatggtacggctatcttagaaaaatctttgataaatagtctatagtatccagctaagcctagaaaacttcttatctccatagctgtttgtgggactttccactttgtaattgcttctatcttagcaggatctacatggataccttcatgatttaccacatgacctaagaattgtacttcttgtagccaaaattcacatttcgagaatttggcataaagcttttcttttcttaacaaggttaagagaacgtgtaagtgttcacaatgttctttttggcttttggaataaataagtatgtcgtcgatgaaaacgatcacaaatttatccaagtatggtttacagattcgattcatcatgtccatgaatgctgctggggcatttgttaatccaaagggcatgactgtaaactcataatgaccatacctagttctgaaggcagttttaggtatgtcttctttttgtaccttcaactgatgatatccagatcttaaatctatcttagagaaatacttagctccttgcaattgatcaaaaagatcatcaatcctaggtagtgggtatcgattcttaatcgtaaccttattcaattctctataatcgatacacattctcatcaatccatctttctttttcacaaacagtactggtgcaccccaaggggatgaactaggttgtatgaatcctttgcttagtaattcatctaactgctttttcaattctagcatttcggtaggtgctaatctataaggtgctttagctattggtgcagtacctggaatt
The Helianthus annuus cultivar XRQ/B chromosome 6, HanXRQr2.0-SUNRISE, whole genome shotgun sequence genome window above contains:
- the LOC110865520 gene encoding probable protein phosphatase 2C 24, with product MVEICFGAVSENDPSASSASSSRATTEADGNQTLKFIAGGRNVYKDNAFKKARLTISSASAAVDNRRYTKLVSDDDRSDVVVRDNLAIANSCGSGVDRFVPAQSSPRYGVASMCGRRRDMEDAVAVHPSFIDTDHHQTSNTHYFGVFDGHGCSHVARMCKNRLHMLVREELKKNEWKKTMEQSFRRMDEEAMLWNEQVTKGVCRCELHGPESYGVGSTAVVAVVTPDKIIVANCGDSRAVLCRKGKAVPLSNDHKPDRPDELKRIEDAGGRVLYWDGARVSGVLAMSRAIGDNYLKPYVTCEPEVTITERTVEDDCLILASDGLWDVVSNDTACGLARMCLKGKRPSAEMKSPPVIDESEYQNCDPTCSNASLLLTKLALARRSADNVSVVVIGLRKNGSL